The Mytilus trossulus isolate FHL-02 chromosome 13, PNRI_Mtr1.1.1.hap1, whole genome shotgun sequence genome has a segment encoding these proteins:
- the LOC134694949 gene encoding uncharacterized protein LOC134694949: MSAMHSVVWLFYCSMSFAICAADGKTNVQIPLLNNKATAPLYAEFNMSNLNQRLREIFNKEVIENTVNVSCEEPYEKIGKGCYSIKDDNVSGDAAFASCTNPGAYLANFETIEEAMIMKLFLQKRNSGIHYYVGGRNINRYLPNGDWRWIKHGKATKMTYFAFAFNQGPDSKLDSENDCMFFYARYRYKFHDNGCDNGKYLGGYICEI, encoded by the exons ATGTCTGCTATGCACAGTGTTGTTTGGCTTTTCTACTGCTCGATGTCTTTCGCAATTTGTGCCGCTGACGGAAAAACAAACGTACAGATTCCTTTACTGAATAATAAAGCTACAGCTCCTCTGTATGCTGAATTTAATATGTCGAATTTGAATCAACGACTGAGAGAGATTTTTAACAAGGAAGTCATAGAGAATACAGTTAATG TGAGCTGCGAAGAACCATACGAGAAGATAGGGAAAGGTTGTTATTCTATCAAGGATGACAACGTATCTGGTGATGCAGCATTT GCGAGCTGTACAAACCCTGGTGCTTACCTTGCTAACTTCGAAACTATCGAAGAAGCCATGATCATGAAATTGTTCCTTCAGAAGCGGAATTCAG GTATACATTACTACGTTGGTGGACGTAATATCAATAGATACCTACCAAATGGCGATTGGAGATGGATTAAACATGGTAAAGCCACAAAGATGACTTATTTTGCCTTTGCATTTAATCAGGGACCCGATAGTAAACTTGATAGTGAAAACGACTGCATGTTCTTCTACGCTAGATATAGATACAAGTTCCATGATAATGGATGTGACAATGGAAAATACCTAGGAGGttatatttgtgaaatttga